In the genome of Acanthopagrus latus isolate v.2019 chromosome 17, fAcaLat1.1, whole genome shotgun sequence, the window GCAGCCTTGGAGGAACATTCAGGCAGTTTATTATAATCAAGTCACAGACTGGTATCATCAGGGTTCCTGCACCTTAAACGCtcaaattgaaaacattttcaagcattttcagCAAGCGGACACGTGCAcatgattttgtattttaaaagccTGATTCTCTGCTTCTAGTCAAGAAAAGTTGTATTTTCTTGTCATGTTTCAGCCTTGTTATAAGTCTTTTACATCgaatttttgattttgtgtgcTTGATGTATATTTTTCCACTTTGGTATTAAAACTGTGTTGTATATCGACATTTTTCAAGTTATTGTATCATAGTGTCACGACAGCACTAGTATAAGTACAGATATCATGCATTACCAGTCAATGTAAGTTGCATTTGACAGCTTTTACACTTTACACTCTATTGCTTTTTACATGATTAGATGTTTCCTTAAAGATGAATTATACATACATTGGAATCTAAATGAACATGAAtatgttaaaaagaaatgactAATGCTTTGCTCAGGACTGAAAGTTAATGCTTGCACTCCCAAACAGGAGAATGAATGCTTTTATACACTCAACCTTCCTCTCTGTAAATCAGGCTGAAGGAGGTGTGACACAGAGCCACGCAAGCAAACCAAACATAAAATCTACAATCTTGGTTTCTGACTCATCATCATGAGTCACAGCCAGAGAAGTTATTGCCTTTCATAGATCAGCGCTTGACAATCCTCCacaactcagaaatgttttttaagtaGTCAGAGCTGTCTCAGTTTATGATTTGTGAACACATAATGTTGATCCAACTCTGCAGGCTTGAAGTTCCTTTATTTAtgactgtgtttactgtcagcAGCATGGTGATAAACATGCTGGACAGATTCCCCCACCTGGCCCAggctccactgctgctgctgctgctgctgctgctgctgctcctcaggaGCTGCCGCCTCACTGCACACAGGACCATCCTGCAGCagcgtggaggaggagaaacaggacaGAGAACATGTATTATTGACTTCACTGGGAGGCATTAGTTCACACGTATTACTTTAGTTCCAAAGAAGGTGGGCACATGTATATCCAGTCACCATGTCTTCATACCTttctagttaaaaaaaaaaacctgcaacaAACCATTCATAAATAGCCTTTCGAAAAgtacaacaaacacaccaaagttctcaatgattttgtttttcagtaaacCATTCCGTCTTTTTATTTGGACACTAAACGTCAAACAACGTTCACGCGTCCCTTTCTAATGTCCATGCGTGCGCATACATTAATAACACTTTTGAAATACGCCAcggcaataaaaacaaaccatttagCAACAAAGTAGCTAACACCAACCTTGACAGTCTTGAGGTGCAACCCTAAAATCTGTCCCCCTGGAAACCGCAGTTCGTCTTCGGCAGCAGATAATGGCGACACACCAGTGTAGTTGCTCCACGTGTCCACGGGGGGGCGGAATAATACTGCCACGCAGCAGGTATGATGTGGCTCATGACATCCTACACAAAGTCAAATAATATCCATTAGTGATGCAATCATGTTATTGGGACACATACGTTTTACACAACACTAAGCTATAATTTATGGCTCCACGTGCGGTGTAATAACATCCATCAGTGGTAGAAACCCTGCACAGAgatctgctctgtgtctgtcacactctgtaaacacactgaagaaCTGGCTCTACACACATGTCCTTATTCAGTAGTATTGACAGGGGGTTTTAATAAGTCACACAAGTTACAGTCCAGCACTGGCACAGGCAGCTGAGAGTTATATTAACATGGCCTGTTGTCAAAATAGgttttcattttactgtgtcCGCGttcaacagcaaaataacaGGTTCTGTGTGATTGAAGCCCTGAAACACCTTTCTCCTGACACCAGTGAGCCGAGTCTGCGGCAGCTTCCAAGTCTGACACTGTGTCAACATCTTGTCAGAGAGAAAAGCCTGCTGGGACATCTGCTTTAATGTGAGGCCAAGCCAGACAACCCAAAAATAATGCCTTATATTATGTGAATAGGCACTCATGAGTTAATAAGActaaatgttcatgttcagcATCATAATCAAGATTATTTAAgatcataaaacatgtttaagcACTTAAAAGAAACCTGTTAATGGTTTATAGATTGCTTCGGAGCTCTAATAAATATGagtttaatttaattgtgtATAATAACgctacaaacacatttatcgAGTTGAGCCAACTTGCCTTCTGTTTCATTGTTAAGTCTTTAATTTAGCTTTCTGTTGCTTTGTTATGATTTGTACTCACATACTTTCTAATTCATTTAGCAGAGATACAGATATGGTAAATGGTCTTGCATTTCTatagtgcttttccagtctgCTGACTGGAAGTTATCATCAATGACAAGCAATGTTGAGAgggttattttaaaaatgtattctatATGGTTACATGGTTATACGgttaattttattgcttatttttgctattgttcctgttattgtaatatgtttatgtttctgtaacattatgttgctgctgtgacaaacaaatttccccttctgcgggacattaaaggatttctgattctgattctgatactAATTACCTGTTATAACATGTAATCAGTAATGTATTTAAAGTATCATGATATCAAAATAATGTCACTTGATTCCTTTCTATTACCACAGGGGGATCCTACCACCTAGGATTCCATTCAAGGCTGAGGCCAGATGTGTCAGGTTGGggttaaagggaaaactatggagaTATGAATTgaacccaaatgcagttactcaAGGGACAAGGAAatgggggaaacaaaaggcaagctttattaaatcaaagctgaatgcaaaaatcCAAGGGagtcaaaaggcaaagtagcaaaagaaagaacataggagaaacttaaaggacacagaggggcatggaaaatcaaaacaaagacacaacaagacatgatacaaagacataaatccATAACCAGAGCATAACAAAAGACAAGACTCTACAGACATGACAAGATGTCATTCCACTACTGATTAAAGGACAGTAGGTGTGCTCTGGCTTTGCCCTATTGCCACTGAAAAGTCTTTCGAAGACACAGCCCTTGTTTGAGAAATGGTCTTGTTCAACTCCTCGTGGAAACATGTAATATCACACCAACAGGGACTGGCACCTTTCTGAGGGGCCGTAAAAAGTGTGAATTACTCTGGGATCATAATACTGTGCAAATACAGACAGTGTCATAAACTACTGCACACTTGTTGGCATGTAATTAGAATAAttcaacacataaaaaaatgtcctACCAGCACGTCAGTATAAATTCAATCTGTGTACGAAGGAAACAAGAACGTCAGACAGGAGATTAATGTTATAATTAGTGAGTGAAAGTTGGAGATGAGGGCATTCAGACAGCAAGACAATCTGGgatgagcaaaacaaaaacaagaggatGATATAAAGAGCGAGGgatgagcaggaagaggaggggaagtgtGCCAAAACAGAGGGAGGCTGAGACACTTCCTGTCCTGTGGTCTGATCTATGGCTACTGGGAGCATAAATCTATCCACACATCCTCCACGGCCCTGAGCATATCTGAGAAAACAACGCCACGAAGCATAACAACATCTGTGTAAGATCTTCTTCAGAAGCAGGTTGTGTCACAATTACATTCACATGTTAAATATTCTGCACGCACCCTTTATTAAAGTGTACTTGTATCAGCTGTTGCAGACATAGTAGGGTACTTTTCCTTAAATGGGTGGCTTTGTGGAACCAAGCGTCTTCATCACTGTACCGCAAACGTATAAGGTCATCAACAAGGAGACAGTGCCCTGCATCCAAGACTGCAATAGACACAACTAAGTTTAAAAGTCCACACCTCTCTGGTCTATTTAAAAGAGGGGAAGGAATTCAAAAAGGTCGGTGGGACTCTTCCCAGGCAGGCATTCCAGACACGCTGACTCTCCTTCTTGCTGTGTACAGTACACTCAGCGAGGTCAGCCTGCCCACAACCTGTCTCCAGATATCACTCTCTGCAGCACCTGGAGGACAGGGTGGCTCACTGGAATTTGCATACATAGTGGTCTCCCAGTCAcctacgtgtgtgtgcatgtgtgtgtgtgtgtgtcggtgtgtgtgtgtcaatgttGGATGTGAGAATACCTGTCCAGAGTGTTTCCACTCTCTTGTGAACATTCATCCCCAAACCATTATCCCACCGCACCCGTCCGCTCTCATTCATCCTCTGCTCAGTCCATTCAGTCAGTCTGACTGAAATCAGCCCTGCTGTTTTATGATCCGCCCGGATATCAGTGCTGCAGCCGCAGACTCCAGCTGATAATGGAAGCCTGTCTGAAATTACAACCTGGCtaatggcagagagagagagggatgcaCATATCACAGATTCTTCTATATGCATGTGCAAATGTTGTctaatttatttctgtttgtttcaatgtgtgtgtgtgtgtgtgtgtgtgtgtgtgtgtgtgtgtgtgtgtgtgtgtgtgtgtgtgtgtgtgtgtgtgtgtgtgtgtgtgtgtgtactgcataTGGCCTCTAAAGTGATGCATCAGTGTACTGATCGATATGCAGCTGTCTAGAGCTCCACAGGAAGTCAGGGAATGCGCTGCAGTCAGCATGGCTCTATACCAACTCACCaagataagaaaacacacacacgcacacacacactcatgcacagaGATCAGATAAGTGCCAGGAAGGGTCTATTTCAGGGCAGGGAGAATGGCAGGTTGGCAGGTGCCAGAGGCTCTCAGAGACCCGGCGGTTTCCTGTGAGGAGTGCAGGGGGTCAGTGGAGCTGCAGGGCTGAGAGCCAGGCAACACCAGAGGACCAGTGAACACTGTCCAACAGCAGCGGCAACTGGGATGTCAGCAGCAAGTGGAAATGCACAAGCATTAATAGAcaaaattcagccattttacAGTCATATCATGTCTTTGACCACACTTAAAGGGGAACTCcgccagttttacacattacaaattgtgtttacaggtcttggggaacACTGCTTGTGAATCTGTGGCcctagaggaagctgcatgtaatttcACAATTTCAAGTGGCATTGTGGAAAATGTAATcatcaggttttgaaaagcagtccagtGGTCATCatggacagtttgaaaacaagTGATTAAAATCGATACAGCAGAGCCAGAGATGTCAACTTTTACGTTACCCATAACGCACCTTAGTcaatgtgtgacatcactggtggaAACGCATCAGACTGTGTGCAGCTTTTTCTGGAACTGGCACAAAAGGCATTAGACTACTACTTACCCAGGTCAAGTCCTGTAAATACAGAATCATGTGTACATTTGGTATAgttctgtgaaaacaaaaaactaccaAAAGTAGTTTGCTGATCTATTAACACAAAATCTTAAAAAGAATCCCCAATAATCTAATATAAACACAATCAGTAGTGACATTGGCAAATATACTGTAGATATATGCTGAATGACTAAATATGACCAGTCAGTCATGACACTTATGAGCACATCCTTATGGGCCAATCAGGCCGTGCCATATAACATACTGTCTGGCTTCACCATGTCGtagtcaaaacaaacaaaatagacACCGCTGCTAGACAAAATGTAGCCTTGACTAGTCAGCATAAAGACACAGCAGCTCATTAGAATTCCAATGCAGTGTAGCTTATTCTAGGCTGTAAGAGGATGGAGGCTACAGGAAGGACACACTTTGGTCTAgacagatcaaatcaaatcagatcagaCAGTGCGGAGCATGGCCAGTGGACCACGTCCATGAGGATATGGACTTTTATTGGAGCATCAGAGAAAACAAGCTGTTACAGCAGTCTGATTAGTTCCTGGTCCCTGACTTTAGCTGTGTTAAACAGTGAAGTCAGCACCTGTGCAtgcacacagctgtgtgtggcaCATggttttaaagggtaactccaccaattctacacatttaatgtgtgtttagAGGTCTCAGGGAGTGTGGCTGCAGATGTAAAAATAATAGgataaagccttttgtggctccagtggaTGCTGCAGGTACTGTCATAAATTCAGTAATGacattgcattatgggtaatgtaggcaccaggttttgaaaagaaggAGACTGTGTGGAATATAAAAGGGTGAtgcctgtgtttctgctgtattgattttgatcatttgttttcctgctgtcaTATCCGGTGGAATAACTCTTTAAATGACAGTGGAAAACAACTAAAGATCAGATTTCCAGGAACTCTCCTTCTTCACATTTATTATAATATGGTTCGACTTTGcaataaacattattattaaatggtacatttatatttatggTTTAATAAACATTTGGGAACACGgttgatataaaatgttgtgtaaGATGTCCTCTCTGATCCATTGGCAAAGTAATCAATAGACTTTAtagaagctgctgtgtcaacACTTGTTGACAATAACTGTATTCACTCTGTTTGCATGATAAAATGCAGACTGGTTCATAAATTCATTCAAATGTTATTGTGTTAGAAGCAGAACTGGAATCAAAACAGTTAGTACTGATTATAAAATAGCTCAAACATCTGGAAACCTCCAGACTTGAGCACAGGCCAGTACTGGGAATCTGTACTCCTGCCCAACCTTGACACAGGAAAACAGGGTGAGACAGCCAACACAGCGCTGGGCTGGCCATCAGAGAGGGATgacaatatttatatttatatcagcGCCAGGGTAGGATTTCTGGCACCGTAACATTGTCGCACCTGTTATTTCAGTCAGCCCAAGGTGCCAGGTTTCAGGGTGAGGGGTTAGGTGTCTGTCCCTCGCTGGGCCGGGgttgtgtatgagtgtgtgtgtgtgtgtgtgtgtgtgcatttgtatgtTTATATCAGTGATTGagcacatgtgtgtgcgtgaaggTGCGGAACTGATCATTTCCCAGGCAGTGCAGCAATAATACGAAATAATACAGGTGTTTTCATGATGCAGACAGGCAAACAAGTAGGTGAGAAGTGAGATGGTGATGGCTTATCATCACACTGCCTGAGAAACAAAATCAGACACATACACTGTAAACGCACatacagcaggaaaagcacacgAACACCAAAATGATCAAAGTAATGGCTGGTTCGTGTGCTGCTGTCACGCAGCTCTGCAGCCATCACTCAGAGGACGAGATGACAGTGTCGCTGAAGATGTCACTCAACAAGATTGAAGGAGCCAGACAGTCGGTTTAGCTCTGGTGCTTCATCTCTGTGAGTTGAAAGGTCACCCAGGACTCCTCTCGATGCATTCATGAAAATATTTCTGTCTAATGTTTGATGCTCAGACCTCATTGCTCATAATGCAAAGggtaacatttcacatttcaatgtGCAACTGCACATTGGCTTGTAGTTTAGCAACTTGGAGATTGGAGATTGgagaaaaacataataatactcagtttaaagatgcaataCATGAGAATTTCAGTTGATTACAttacaaaattaacaaaaaatatagaCAGAATGTTATGAAATAACAGCTCTGATGTTATGTTGTCGACCTATTGCCTTTCAGTGGaatctactaaagttagcatgctaaccagctagcaacGGCCTGTCCTGGTTCAACATTCCTCCATTCCcctggtgctccaagctccctGTCAAAAAAATAGATGCATAGCTAATCAAGTTAACTAGTTAAAAGCATAGCAACACTTGGCCGTTACGCTGGTGACACATGCTGTCCGTtgtttgagtatgaattcacTTTCATAGTCACGCTCCACATTGGagtttttaagatttaacaAACATCTCAGTCAAAGCTGCACCGTATGACGAacccacatacagtacaaagaAAGTGTGATgcaaatgtagtgattttaaaaagagaacaGAGTTTGTTTAGTCCTTATGTTTATTACACAAAAAGAACAGCAAAGGCATCACTTTCATGATATGATTCACAACTTTGACCCCAAAAAAGCTGAGTAATGTCCTGATATGTGACCATTCAGTATTAGTAAAGGtagaaaaaaggcttttaattattttgataattatcattatttatgttATGCACAAAAGCAGGCTCTCATGAATAATGTTTAACAGACATGTTGGTTGGAGAACATCAGCAATGGGTGGACAGCAAAACTAAATGCCATtacaaacattgttttcaaaTCAGGAAGATGCATATAAAGAAACCAGCCTTTGGTACAAAGTTATAAAAACAAAGgaactcacattcacatttttgtgttacTGTAATTATGAAAAAAGTAAAGCCAGTcagaaagcaaaatgttttagtCACAGGCAAGGTACAGTCCAGGCATGTACTGCAGGTAATATTCAAGAAGGCAGAAGACCAACACTGCTttattcagcacacacacactgagagctCAGCATGGGGGAAATCTCTGCCCCTCTGACTTTACCTCACAATCCAACATGATGCTGCATACTGTGAATGCAGCATCATAGCTTGTgcaaaatgcacacaaaacatgttgcacacaaaatacaaaatacagtaCAGATTAAATACATCTGGATTTTATTTGGCTGGAAGTTTTTAGATCATTTGAGTATGAGCTACTGTCACTGTTAAAGGTGTAAATAGAGTAAATAGAGGAAAGGGAGTAGTGAAGGGTCTGTTGTTGGTAGATATGCAAGGCTACACTAGTCAAGGCTAGGATCCAGACCTGAGCATAGGACATCCATTCAGATGGTTGGCATGAATGAATGACTCATTGGATGTGATCACTCCTTGGAAAGTGATGTTTCCACTGTCCTCTGAGGTGATGAACGATGTCTGGCAGGTTAATCATAGCAGACTACTGAATAAGTGAAGCTGCTTCAAATCCTTTTTCTTGCCTTCCTTGGTCAGTTAGGCTCCACTGGATGCCGCATACATTCTAAAAGGTGAGTAGATGAACTCACAGCTAAAGCACTTCTGAGTCTGTAGGAGTGGAGACTGTCTGGATTTGGCATGTATGTACAACAGTAATGAAAAGGACGGTTTCTTTAGGAGATGGATGTCAAATGATGACAGTCTCTATGTGAAAGGCATGTGAGTaggtgaaggaggaagtgtgtTTCTTGAGGTGGAAGGAAGGAGGCACAACAGGGGTGgtagagggggaggaggaggtggaggaggaggatgtgggggAGCGGCTGGCCCATCGAGAGGGGAGGCGTCGGTTGGCTGGACGGGCGGGCCTCGAGAAGTTCTTTTggacggaggaagaggagacggGAGACTTGTCCTTATCctgtggagaaacaaatgaattaCCATTTAGGATTATCACACCGCTCTGTCAACAATCAAGCTCACACACTCAGAtactttacattttgtcacGTGTTCCATCTGTAGTCTTCTTTACCCTAGGGGAAACAACAGGCATATTTCAAACAGCAACACTAATAGATTCAGCACGCTCATGTGGAAAGGTCACACAGGTAGATCCTATTCCATTTGGTCAGGAGAAAATCTTCAcatgtgctgcagctctgctacACATTTTAGTTTGGACAGTGCTGCTTCACCTGAGATTAAACTAAAGTGGTGCCTTTCATTACATTCTTTTCAAGAGGTCAAATAAAATGGGCTTGATAATTGCTCCCGCAATTTTGTTAACATTTGCATGACTTTAAAGCAGCATAATCACTTCAGCTTTCTTATTTCCGTGGTCTGCCCAGGGCATCAAGTCATCTGGCTTCTTGCAGATACTTTTGTAATTACAATACAAAGACCAGAAAAACACTTCCACTACAAGGCCCCGTGGAGGGATTGGGAGATGAAAGACGAGTTGATGAGGGTGACAGACCTCCTGCCAAGTTTAAACTTTATATGCCGCTCCACCAATTCCTTTTGTTAGGAGCCTTGAAGCAATGGAATGGCCCAGATGCCCAGATTATAATGGAGGCTCTGGCCTGCTTCTGTCTCTTAGCACATaccagaaataaacaacattccCACCAGAGCTGTCCTCAGTCAAGGGCAACTAGCGCTTAGTGTTTCAGAATGGAATGAAGCGGAACGAAATGTGCAAGCTCATCCAGGTCCCTGTGTGTGATTGGCCTTGAAAATAGTGTGACTCACTGTATTTTaaccaaataaaatgcattcTTTATGCAAAATTATATAGTTTATTCAAACAGAATGTGACTCACTTCACATCTGTACAATGAAAAGCACACCTGCTGAAGTGGGAATACAGACTGTAGATACTTGACTCTACCCACCTGCACTGTTCGATGTATCTCTTTCACACTCATGGCAAAGTGGCTGCTGAGTTGTGCATGTGTAGTGTGCGTCGTTGAGGTGTGtgaagcctgtgtgtgtctcagtgtgggAGGTAAGGGCAGAGGGTCCATGTCCAGCATGTCCAGTTCACTGacagtctcctcctgtctgacactgATGTTAGGACTTGAAGACAACTCATCTTGATGGCTCTGGTTCTGCTTAGCCCGTGCTGCGCTCTCGTAATTCTTCAGAATCCTCTCAACTGCCCCATAGTTGGACCTGGATCCCTCGGGCCGTGGGTAGGCAGCTAGAGTGAGGGGCTTCCAGGGATGGTCGGTCATTATTCGAGGCCCAGGTCTGGAGGAGTCAGACTGGGGGACAGACACATGCCTCGGCTGTgtcatctgtctttgtttgttctcAGCAGACGGCTGCTGGAGTGAGACACCGACTCTGGCAGGCTGTGGCTTTGCTTCATTGGAATTCTCATTCTTGGAGCTGGAACTGTCCACATTGTGACCTGGCACGGTATTTACAGGCAAGACCGGCTCAGAAAAGAGAGCCTCTGTGGcggctctgtgttgtgttttcctggaAGGACTGCTTGCTGTTTGAGCTTTGTGCTTGATCTCAGAATGATGTGCAGGACTCTGAGAGGTTACTGTATCTGCCTCCCTGATTCCAATCCATGGTTGTTCAGATGAAAGGTTCATTCTGACCTCTTGAACTTCAGTACCACACTTTGTTTGTCTTGACTGAACCTCATGAATTGTAGGATCCAAAGTGGAGAGAGATAATGTGACTTCAGGATACACACCCGTGACGCTGGTAGTGACATCAGTACAATGCGACTGACATGCTGTCTCCCTGGGAGCAATGACGTCATCTAACGCACTAGTTGCTGAAAAGACTGGCTGGACACCAACAGAGCCAGCATCTGTTACTGGAAAACCGTCCTCGACGCCACGACCCATCTCAGCCTGGAACAAAGTTCTGTTGaactcagctgttttttgttcaaGCATAATGTTTCTTTTGGAGCTCTGGAGCTTGAGGCTGGCAGGTGATATTTCAAGAGAGGACAATAGCAAATCTACAGGTAATTCTTTGACAATTGGAGGTATTTGTAGCTCTTTCAATCCCCCAACACCAGGTCTGTGATCTGAGCACATGTCTTTTCCAGCAGTCAAAATGTTGACTTCAGAGAAGCTTTTCTGCACAGTCCCATGTGTAGACAACTTACTGTTAGTAAACTTGCTTGCATCACAGGACCAGCGGTTGTGACAGCAGCCGACATTACATTTAGGGTTAGCAGGCACGGCGCAAGATGAAACCACACCGTCTATCAAaacttttccttcattttcttgCAGCATAGCCCCGAACTTCCTGACAATAGATGGGCTGCTGCACTTTCTGTCCACGAGAACACAGGGGCTGTGGCATTTCCTCACTGTCGCCATGGGGGATTCTGGGATGTGGAGTTCTATGTCTGGCTGGTTGGGGGTACTCAGGTTCCAGGAGGAGCTGCGTGGAGGGATGGGTGGAGCTGCTGTATCAATCTCAGAGAGCACTCCAGGACTTGTCGGTGTTGCTCTGTCTAGATCAGCAGCGTTTGCTCTTGGGGATTTGCTCGGCCCTCCATCGGTCTGCCAGGTGTTATCTGATGACAAGCTGGTCCAGTTTTCCCTCTCAAAGGCCCGAAGGTCATCATAAATCTGGCCAAGGTCGCAGGGGGCTTCATCCACCTCTAGTCGGGTTTTAATATGGTTGAACAGCATATTGCCCCCCTCCGGTGGGCATAGGGATTCAGATCGGTTCCTGAGGAGCGTCAGACAGTAAAATGCATTTACAATCACTTCAATTATAGCCAGTCCATCTCATTTATCATTCACTTacagcacagacaaacatgGAACTGACATTATGTACAAAAGTGCATCAAGACACATCATTCAGACTGATTATATCATAAGTCCATGTTGGCGCCAGGAAGTAAACATAGCAAAGAGGATTTACCTCTTATCCCCGCTCTTCTTTCTGATCTCATCCTGGTAGCTACAAAGCTCCTCGCTTACACGGGCTATCTCCTTCAGAGCCTGAGAGACAGAGTAGAGGAAACAGAGATGCAGTGAGACATTCTGGACACTGTATTACTGCAGTACATTATTTACATAAGTCTTAAAATTAAAACCAAGTTAGGTAAAGAAGATTATGTCATCAAAGAAACTAAGGAATGACAAAGTATACAGGAGGCAGTACAGgaacatgtttttatgtctgcAAGACAAGACAGAGAATGACAACCACACTTATGTGTCTTCTCTGTGTATAAAACGTGTTTTTAGCAAATACAAAAGTAGttcaaaacactcacagcaTTAAGAGCAGTggtgttcttcttcttatcGCTGCTGTAACTCTGCTCAGAACAAAAAGGACTTTCTCGAGGACTAACATGGACTTTTTCTTCATTATCTTGAGGAACATTTTTCTGCACCCCACATTCTGGAGCTCCGTGAAAAATGGCACCCAGTTGTGTTGTATCCACAGTTTCCTTGCAATCAGTGATGAAGTCTTGCTGCCAAGTGTGTCTCAACTCATCCACCAGCTCAAGTTGTGAAAGGTCATTCTGAGCGAACTGACCACCAGCATTATTATATTCACAGAGGCTGTCTGCTTGGAAGCAGGTGGAGTGGTAACTATCTGTGCCAACACAACCGCTGCCactgatgt includes:
- the soga3a gene encoding protein SOGA3a isoform X2, whose amino-acid sequence is MWNAFMNGSGLHGGGGAGGGNVPSQGWEFVPCSRMDRADRGRGKTRSPLRRISSPPTVFSQLYEPQFAASPVGGEVGSGTQLEVLRGQMWPGPEPQQQQTQHTRLKKKIEELKKRHVQDKEGWMREKETLLREVADIQGGENRRILLDLKTVLEEVQLEVKREEEKRSELQLQYTRDRCAWELEKAELKCRIAQLEAKEAAGLISGGVQSAAAGPVSVLSRSVREQHGETSSLRREREEQRRLLADTHSAAMDLRCRLEHNERDWSREKAELLERFDVERREWESQLKDMQKKIEELYCEVRAKREGTGLDSGRQDNDDIVKRLSIRSTSTGSSLLSDNSRSEPLSSNSRSEPIRRSPLPGFGHSRNISGSGCVGTDSYHSTCFQADSLCEYNNAGGQFAQNDLSQLELVDELRHTWQQDFITDCKETVDTTQLGAIFHGAPECGVQKNVPQDNEEKVHVSPRESPFCSEQSYSSDKKKNTTALNAALKEIARVSEELCSYQDEIRKKSGDKRNRSESLCPPEGGNMLFNHIKTRLEVDEAPCDLGQIYDDLRAFERENWTSLSSDNTWQTDGGPSKSPRANAADLDRATPTSPGVLSEIDTAAPPIPPRSSSWNLSTPNQPDIELHIPESPMATVRKCHSPCVLVDRKCSSPSIVRKFGAMLQENEGKVLIDGVVSSCAVPANPKCNVGCCHNRWSCDASKFTNSKLSTHGTVQKSFSEVNILTAGKDMCSDHRPGVGGLKELQIPPIVKELPVDLLLSSLEISPASLKLQSSKRNIMLEQKTAEFNRTLFQAEMGRGVEDGFPVTDAGSVGVQPVFSATSALDDVIAPRETACQSHCTDVTTSVTGVYPEVTLSLSTLDPTIHEVQSRQTKCGTEVQEVRMNLSSEQPWIGIREADTVTSQSPAHHSEIKHKAQTASSPSRKTQHRAATEALFSEPVLPVNTVPGHNVDSSSSKNENSNEAKPQPARVGVSLQQPSAENKQRQMTQPRHVSVPQSDSSRPGPRIMTDHPWKPLTLAAYPRPEGSRSNYGAVERILKNYESAARAKQNQSHQDELSSSPNISVRQEETVSELDMLDMDPLPLPPTLRHTQASHTSTTHTTHAQLSSHFAMSVKEIHRTVQGKEDYRWNT